From a single Nostoc sp. MS1 genomic region:
- a CDS encoding Uma2 family endonuclease has translation MYQTDPPRPPSEVLPTMYDLPSEDPQDLDTPEQNHPRPAWETMPTMYDLPSEDPEEPGLPDEFHDFQPQLLRETFQPPTYPLGEMFIGTDLNLYYDARNRLWYKRLDWFLVLGVFRAQQQQQMRLSYVVWQEAIAPFLVVELLSPGTEAEDLGQTLRDTNKPPTKWQVYEQNLRIPYYIVFDRYQNILRVFQLTATRYQEVEIQNKFWFEELQLGIGVWQGSYQQTFCLLIRWYDVTGNWILTPEERAEQERQRAEQERQRAEILAQRLRSLGVDPDTL, from the coding sequence ATGTACCAAACTGACCCACCACGTCCCCCCAGCGAAGTCTTACCGACAATGTATGATTTGCCCAGTGAAGATCCTCAAGATTTAGACACACCTGAGCAAAATCATCCGCGTCCAGCGTGGGAAACAATGCCCACCATGTATGATCTGCCCAGCGAAGATCCAGAGGAGCCTGGTTTGCCTGACGAGTTCCACGATTTCCAACCCCAACTTTTGCGAGAAACCTTTCAACCGCCAACCTATCCCCTGGGAGAAATGTTCATAGGTACAGATTTGAATTTGTACTATGATGCTCGTAATCGGTTGTGGTACAAAAGACTAGATTGGTTTTTGGTTTTAGGTGTATTTCGCGCTCAACAACAACAACAAATGCGTCTAAGCTATGTTGTTTGGCAAGAGGCAATTGCCCCTTTTTTAGTAGTAGAACTATTATCACCAGGTACAGAAGCAGAGGATTTAGGGCAAACATTAAGAGATACCAATAAGCCGCCAACAAAGTGGCAAGTATATGAACAAAATTTGCGTATTCCTTACTACATTGTATTTGACCGCTATCAAAATATATTGCGAGTGTTTCAATTAACAGCAACCCGTTATCAAGAAGTAGAAATACAAAATAAATTTTGGTTTGAAGAATTGCAGTTGGGGATAGGAGTCTGGCAGGGAAGTTATCAACAAACCTTCTGTTTGTTGATACGTTGGTATGATGTTACAGGTAACTGGATTCTCACTCCAGAGGAACGCGCCGAACAAGAACGCCAACGGGCTGAACAAGAACGTCAACGGGCTGAAATATTGGCTCAAAGGTTGCGATCGCTTGGTGTAGACCCAGATACCTTATAA
- a CDS encoding glycosyltransferase family 4 protein: MRILYDGQIYSLQKVGGISRYFDNLISRLPKNYHPTLTTVRSRQEPHPYHPNLKLCSYKRFGFRPGRVCYWLEPHYFRTVEILDKPQIFHPTYYSLLSRRELTKNKYPMVLTVHDMIHEVFANLMDKDGQVAEIKRNAILAADVILCVSENTKKDLLTRYSLPEERIYVTHLATDFSPNIGYGNEIIPTQPFFLHVGWRNNYKNFSRLLIAFSKITFKVPDIILCVVGTPFDIMEEKLIYEMNLGKHIQHFSFASDAHLAKLYRNCIAFVYPSLYEGFGIPPLEAMICQAPVIASDSSSIPEVVGDAGLLFEPTSISDLTDKLLFLLENPAERERMIAKGLQQSQKFSWDKTVSQTIQAYQYVVN; this comes from the coding sequence ATGCGTATTTTATATGATGGTCAAATATATAGTCTGCAAAAAGTAGGTGGTATTAGCCGATATTTCGATAATTTAATTAGTAGATTACCCAAAAATTATCATCCAACTTTAACTACTGTTCGTTCTCGCCAAGAGCCACACCCATATCACCCTAATTTAAAATTGTGTTCTTACAAAAGATTTGGGTTTCGTCCAGGAAGAGTTTGTTATTGGCTTGAACCACATTATTTTAGAACAGTTGAAATACTTGATAAACCTCAAATTTTTCATCCTACTTATTATTCTTTGCTCTCTCGTAGAGAATTAACAAAGAATAAGTATCCTATGGTTTTGACTGTTCATGACATGATTCATGAAGTTTTTGCTAATTTAATGGATAAAGATGGGCAGGTAGCTGAAATAAAACGTAATGCAATCTTAGCAGCAGATGTAATTTTATGTGTTTCAGAAAACACTAAAAAAGACCTTTTGACAAGATATTCATTACCTGAAGAGCGAATTTATGTAACTCATCTAGCAACAGATTTTAGCCCAAATATTGGGTATGGAAATGAAATTATTCCTACTCAGCCTTTCTTTCTCCATGTAGGCTGGAGAAACAATTACAAAAATTTTAGTAGACTACTAATTGCTTTTTCAAAAATTACTTTTAAAGTACCAGATATCATACTTTGTGTAGTGGGTACACCGTTTGATATAATGGAGGAAAAATTAATTTATGAAATGAATTTAGGTAAGCATATTCAGCATTTTAGTTTTGCTAGTGATGCACACTTAGCTAAACTTTATCGAAACTGTATTGCATTTGTTTACCCATCTTTATATGAAGGTTTTGGTATACCACCTTTAGAAGCTATGATATGCCAAGCACCAGTAATTGCTTCTGATAGTTCTAGTATTCCAGAGGTGGTTGGCGATGCGGGTTTGTTGTTTGAGCCAACCTCTATATCTGATTTAACTGATAAATTATTATTCTTACTAGAAAATCCTGCTGAAAGAGAGCGCATGATTGCTAAAGGTTTACAGCAAAGTCAGAAATTTAGTTGGGACAAAACCGTGTCACAAACTATACAAGCCTATCAGTATGTGGTCAACTAA
- a CDS encoding class I SAM-dependent methyltransferase — MSNVAKNLEFPRLPLELQQTIERDYANNPYTSGTSVSLSESLVMASLVNHFQLASTLEIGLASGGSAAAIIAAKSYFKCNDLHIAIDPYQKTHSGSTGLRVIEQLGYIDHLEWVEDLSEFYLPKVILSEKKFDFILIDGGHGLGQSMIDAYFSDRLLRIGGFIAIDDIYMISTCNSIKFLINECGYQVINSRLGLPNIPRLIKHSLRLGFNYSSTMSSKCSDALVILQKVKEYYGGY; from the coding sequence ATGAGTAATGTTGCAAAGAATCTAGAATTTCCAAGATTACCGCTAGAATTACAACAAACTATAGAGCGGGATTATGCCAACAACCCCTATACATCGGGAACATCAGTATCCTTATCTGAATCTTTAGTGATGGCTTCTTTAGTTAATCACTTCCAACTTGCTTCAACACTCGAAATTGGTTTAGCTAGTGGAGGCTCTGCTGCTGCAATAATAGCAGCAAAATCATATTTTAAATGTAATGATTTACATATTGCCATTGACCCATACCAAAAAACACATTCGGGAAGCACAGGACTCAGAGTTATTGAGCAACTGGGTTATATTGATCACTTAGAATGGGTTGAAGATTTATCTGAATTTTATTTGCCCAAAGTAATTTTGTCTGAAAAAAAATTCGACTTTATTTTAATTGATGGAGGGCATGGATTAGGACAATCAATGATTGATGCCTATTTTTCTGATAGATTGCTGAGAATTGGTGGCTTTATTGCTATTGATGATATTTATATGATATCTACTTGTAATTCAATAAAGTTTTTGATTAATGAATGTGGATACCAGGTCATAAACTCCCGATTAGGGTTACCCAATATTCCACGCTTAATTAAGCATAGTTTACGTCTCGGCTTCAATTACTCCAGCACTATGAGTTCTAAATGCAGTGATGCTTTAGTAATTTTACAAAAAGTAAAAGAATATTATGGCGGATATTAA
- a CDS encoding glycosyltransferase, translating to MRIFCAVRHSINPNYFYGNLWSSNFYPALKQLGHEIIESNVDLLPASRFMQISDDFTPQEKEVRSQITQKIVDELLQAHQQKPVDLFLSYFYNAHFEPTGFEEIHRLGIPTVNFYCNSIYQFELVAHIATKVSFSWHPEKEARSLYIGVGANPIWVQMGANPEIYHPVAGKIRQSKACFVGQRYADRDRLLAQMLINQIPVDIYGSGWISHPSVKNPVKLSVSQPTEYLGRQLSQPGTLKSYAQAAWSNFQSQGMITGISRTINQLTHRYQSRQLFPILANAACGFADNISDTFAQYEVVLNFSNVWSDGRPGSKLIPHVRLRDFEAPMCRTCYLTGYTDEITEFYRLGKEIDTYFSTEELVDKTKFYLDHPVEAERLREAGHERALRDHTWQCRFEYLLNTIRVGS from the coding sequence ATGCGTATATTTTGTGCTGTTCGTCATTCTATTAATCCAAACTACTTCTATGGTAATTTATGGAGTAGCAATTTCTACCCAGCATTAAAACAGTTAGGGCATGAAATTATTGAATCAAATGTGGATTTGTTGCCAGCTAGTCGATTTATGCAAATCTCAGATGATTTCACTCCACAAGAAAAAGAAGTTCGCTCGCAAATTACACAAAAGATTGTAGATGAATTACTACAGGCTCATCAACAAAAACCCGTAGACTTATTTTTGAGTTACTTTTACAACGCTCACTTTGAGCCTACTGGATTTGAAGAAATTCATCGACTGGGTATTCCTACAGTTAATTTTTACTGTAATAGTATTTACCAATTTGAACTTGTGGCACATATCGCGACTAAAGTAAGCTTTTCCTGGCATCCAGAAAAAGAGGCGCGATCGCTTTATATTGGAGTTGGTGCTAATCCGATCTGGGTACAGATGGGAGCAAACCCAGAAATTTATCACCCTGTAGCTGGAAAAATTCGTCAATCTAAAGCCTGTTTTGTTGGTCAGCGTTATGCAGATCGTGATCGCTTACTTGCACAGATGCTAATCAACCAAATTCCTGTAGATATTTATGGTAGTGGTTGGATTTCTCATCCCTCTGTAAAAAATCCAGTTAAATTATCAGTATCCCAACCGACAGAATATTTAGGTCGGCAATTATCTCAACCAGGTACGCTTAAAAGTTATGCTCAAGCAGCTTGGAGTAATTTCCAAAGCCAAGGTATGATTACAGGAATCAGCAGAACTATCAACCAGTTAACTCATCGATATCAAAGTCGCCAACTATTTCCCATACTAGCCAATGCTGCCTGTGGTTTTGCTGACAATATTAGCGATACTTTTGCACAATATGAAGTAGTTCTTAACTTCAGCAATGTATGGTCTGATGGTCGTCCTGGATCAAAATTAATTCCTCATGTACGCCTTAGAGACTTTGAGGCTCCAATGTGTCGAACTTGTTACTTAACAGGTTATACAGATGAGATTACGGAATTCTATCGCTTAGGTAAAGAAATTGATACTTATTTCTCTACGGAAGAATTAGTCGACAAGACCAAATTTTACCTCGACCACCCAGTAGAAGCAGAAAGACTGCGAGAAGCAGGGCATGAAAGAGCGTTGCGTGACCATACATGGCAATGTAGATTTGAATATCTTTTAAACACAATTCGGGTTGGTTCATAG
- a CDS encoding ABC transporter ATP-binding protein gives MSDTVIRVENLSKKYTIGHQQEKGYTTLRESIVKQTKGLLQPFQKHQSKHHNYEEEFWALKDVSFEIKQGDRVGIIGRNGAGKSTLLKILSRITEPTKGRIQIKGRVASLLEVGTGFHPELTGRENIYLNGAILGMSKVEIKHKFDEIVAFAEVEKFLDTPVKRYSSGMYVRLAFAVAAHLEPEILIVDEVLAVGDGQFQKKCIGKMEDVGKEGRTVLFVSHNMATVTTLCERTIWLMNGKVYQEGQASSITSKYLIHGSVTSGIVILETCNQDARFYFKRISLLNVECEITSIFDVKQPIKVCLEYASNHIFNNLELTIKIFNSNGMVIFTVNRSASLKQEIHNGQYISEICFPGLFLMPDIYTIDIDAHIPNVEILAHHQSVISFEIEETGSHLAIYRGSDCGMIFVDFPWQEHSLTKTQNN, from the coding sequence ATGTCAGACACGGTAATTAGAGTAGAGAATCTCAGTAAAAAATATACTATTGGGCATCAGCAAGAAAAAGGTTATACAACACTACGTGAGAGCATTGTTAAACAAACTAAGGGCTTACTGCAACCATTTCAAAAACACCAATCAAAGCATCACAATTATGAAGAGGAGTTTTGGGCTTTAAAAGATGTCTCCTTTGAAATTAAACAAGGCGATCGAGTTGGTATTATTGGGCGTAATGGTGCAGGTAAATCAACCCTGTTAAAGATTTTAAGCAGAATCACAGAACCAACAAAAGGACGCATCCAAATTAAAGGACGAGTCGCCAGTTTATTGGAGGTAGGTACAGGTTTTCATCCAGAGTTAACAGGGAGAGAAAATATTTACTTAAATGGCGCAATTTTAGGGATGAGTAAAGTAGAGATTAAACACAAATTTGATGAAATTGTCGCATTTGCAGAAGTAGAAAAATTTCTAGATACACCCGTAAAACGTTACTCTTCAGGAATGTATGTAAGGCTAGCATTTGCTGTAGCAGCACATTTAGAACCTGAGATTTTAATTGTAGATGAAGTTCTTGCTGTAGGCGATGGACAATTTCAAAAAAAATGTATAGGAAAAATGGAAGATGTAGGCAAAGAAGGACGTACAGTTCTTTTTGTTAGCCATAATATGGCTACAGTAACTACACTCTGCGAACGTACTATATGGTTAATGAATGGTAAAGTTTATCAGGAGGGTCAAGCAAGTAGTATCACAAGTAAATATCTAATTCATGGTTCTGTAACTTCTGGAATTGTAATATTAGAAACTTGCAATCAAGATGCGCGTTTTTACTTTAAACGTATATCATTATTGAATGTAGAATGCGAGATAACGTCTATTTTTGATGTTAAACAACCTATAAAAGTATGTTTAGAATATGCTTCAAATCATATTTTTAATAATTTAGAATTAACAATAAAAATTTTTAATTCTAATGGTATGGTAATTTTTACTGTTAATCGTTCTGCATCACTAAAGCAGGAAATTCATAATGGTCAGTATATATCAGAAATCTGTTTCCCAGGGCTTTTTCTAATGCCTGATATTTATACAATTGATATTGATGCCCATATTCCTAATGTTGAAATCTTGGCACATCATCAATCTGTAATAAGTTTTGAAATAGAAGAAACAGGAAGTCATTTAGCTATATATAGAGGTTCTGATTGCGGGATGATTTTTGTAGATTTTCCGTGGCAAGAACATAGCTTGACAAAAACTCAAAATAATTAG
- a CDS encoding class I SAM-dependent methyltransferase yields the protein MNNITYEQSVNWLRTQDNYAALVKLCYLDEDNFIAAKRFYGSEEFAEVKNYLKLNKGNKKLKILDLGCGNGIASYSFASLGHDVTAVDPDASADVGLEAAKRLSLYVSNGSISITQAFAESLPFADETFDIVYARQSLHHFSDLQQGVTECSRVLKKHGLFFATREHIISDKNQLQQFLENHILHQLHGGENAYLLKDYTLVIHKAGFKILNCLGSFDSVINHYPTSNTEIKAFFSNVLERKFGKLFKPIFIKSKLLETKFRQRLSHSDNAPGRLYSFLCIKL from the coding sequence ATGAATAACATTACATACGAACAATCTGTTAATTGGCTAAGAACACAAGATAATTATGCTGCTCTTGTTAAACTTTGCTACCTTGATGAGGATAATTTCATTGCAGCAAAACGTTTTTATGGCAGTGAAGAGTTTGCTGAAGTTAAAAACTACTTAAAATTAAACAAAGGTAATAAAAAACTCAAAATACTTGATCTTGGTTGTGGAAATGGTATAGCTTCCTATAGCTTTGCGTCGTTAGGACATGATGTTACTGCTGTAGACCCTGATGCTAGTGCAGATGTGGGACTCGAAGCCGCAAAGAGACTAAGTTTATATGTTAGTAATGGCTCTATTTCTATTACCCAGGCTTTCGCAGAATCTTTACCTTTTGCAGACGAAACCTTTGATATTGTATATGCTCGCCAATCACTTCATCATTTTTCTGATTTACAGCAAGGCGTTACAGAATGTTCAAGAGTATTAAAAAAGCATGGATTATTTTTTGCAACTAGAGAACATATTATTAGTGATAAAAATCAACTTCAACAATTCCTTGAAAACCATATTTTGCATCAATTGCATGGTGGGGAAAATGCTTATTTACTTAAAGACTATACTTTAGTAATTCATAAAGCCGGATTTAAAATTCTAAATTGTCTTGGTTCTTTTGATAGTGTGATTAACCATTATCCCACATCCAATACAGAGATAAAAGCTTTTTTTTCTAACGTCTTAGAAAGAAAATTTGGTAAATTATTTAAGCCAATTTTTATCAAATCTAAACTTTTAGAAACTAAGTTTAGACAGCGCCTATCCCATTCTGATAACGCACCAGGTAGGCTTTATTCTTTTCTTTGTATTAAGTTATGA
- a CDS encoding glycosyltransferase family 2 protein, whose translation MLLQKYPKISIVTPSYNQAEFLEATIHSVLSQNYPNLEYIIIDGGSKDGSIDIIKKYENHLYFWCSESDEGHYAAVNKGFAHSTGEIMAWLNSDDMYFNGSLHTVASIMSELPEIEWLTTLSPAAYDYQGFCVGFSSIPGYSQDGFLDGYYSPCRGEWIGWIQQESTFWRRSLWTKTGSHIRTEFKFAGDFDLWSRFFLHTDLYGTHSPLGGFRYRFNQRVRQEDFYAKESELILNNCRNNCKWSKHFLRDKIIQNKIHNIPKIKKILTNIFGFSGKKIVRKKQENPNSYWEVESYKFL comes from the coding sequence ATGCTATTACAAAAATACCCTAAAATTTCTATAGTCACTCCTTCTTATAATCAAGCTGAATTTTTAGAAGCAACAATTCACAGTGTGTTATCTCAAAATTACCCAAATCTTGAATACATTATTATTGATGGTGGCAGTAAAGATGGAAGTATAGATATTATTAAAAAGTATGAAAATCATTTGTATTTTTGGTGCAGTGAATCGGATGAAGGACATTATGCTGCTGTTAACAAAGGGTTTGCTCATTCTACTGGGGAGATTATGGCATGGTTAAATAGTGATGATATGTATTTTAATGGTTCGTTGCATACCGTAGCCAGTATTATGTCTGAATTGCCAGAGATAGAGTGGTTAACTACTTTGAGTCCCGCAGCTTATGATTATCAAGGGTTTTGTGTGGGATTTTCATCAATTCCAGGTTATTCCCAAGATGGTTTTTTAGATGGTTACTATTCACCTTGTAGGGGAGAATGGATTGGTTGGATTCAACAGGAATCAACTTTTTGGCGGCGTAGTTTATGGACAAAAACTGGCAGCCATATCCGTACTGAATTTAAATTTGCTGGTGATTTTGATTTATGGTCTAGATTTTTTTTACATACAGATTTATATGGAACACATTCTCCATTAGGAGGATTTAGATATCGTTTTAATCAAAGAGTACGTCAGGAAGATTTTTATGCTAAAGAAAGTGAATTAATATTAAATAATTGTAGAAATAACTGTAAATGGTCTAAACATTTTTTAAGAGATAAAATAATTCAAAATAAAATACATAATATACCTAAAATAAAAAAAATATTAACAAATATCTTTGGTTTTTCCGGCAAAAAAATCGTTAGAAAAAAACAAGAAAATCCTAACAGTTATTGGGAAGTTGAGTCATACAAATTTTTATAA
- a CDS encoding ABC transporter permease — MSSTKIVSKQELVIEAGRTEQQYWKDIWRYRELFYFLAWRDILVRYKQTAIGIAWALIRPFLTMVVFTVVFGNLAKLPSQGAPYPILVFSAMLPWQFFANSLSECSNSLIGNANLISKVYFPRLIVPTSAVVVSFVDFMISGIILLGLMAWYNFVPTWRIVTLPFFIAIAFAASMGAGLWLASLNVKYRDFRYIVPFIVQFGLYISPVGFSSTIVPQKWRFLYSLNPIVGVIDGFRWAILGGESSLYLPGFVLSLGLVFVLLISGVWYFRKTERTFADII, encoded by the coding sequence ATGAGTAGTACTAAAATTGTTTCCAAACAAGAGTTGGTGATTGAAGCTGGGCGCACCGAACAGCAGTATTGGAAAGATATATGGCGCTATAGAGAACTATTTTATTTTCTGGCTTGGCGTGATATTTTGGTCAGGTATAAACAAACTGCGATCGGCATTGCTTGGGCTTTGATTCGTCCATTTTTGACGATGGTAGTATTTACAGTTGTGTTTGGCAATCTAGCAAAATTACCATCTCAGGGTGCGCCTTATCCAATTTTAGTATTCTCTGCAATGTTGCCTTGGCAGTTCTTCGCCAATTCCCTTTCAGAATGCAGCAATAGTTTAATAGGTAACGCTAACTTAATCTCGAAAGTTTACTTTCCCCGTTTGATAGTACCGACGAGTGCAGTAGTAGTTAGCTTCGTAGATTTCATGATTTCGGGGATAATTTTACTAGGATTAATGGCTTGGTATAACTTTGTTCCTACTTGGCGCATTGTGACATTACCATTTTTTATCGCTATTGCCTTTGCTGCTTCAATGGGCGCAGGATTATGGCTGGCTTCTTTGAATGTTAAATACCGCGACTTTCGTTATATTGTCCCGTTTATCGTCCAGTTTGGTTTATATATATCACCAGTAGGATTTAGTAGTACCATAGTCCCGCAGAAGTGGCGATTTCTATACTCATTAAACCCAATTGTTGGCGTAATTGATGGTTTTCGTTGGGCAATTTTAGGAGGAGAATCAAGCTTATACTTGCCAGGTTTTGTATTATCTTTAGGATTAGTATTTGTGTTATTGATTAGTGGAGTTTGGTACTTCCGCAAAACAGAAAGAACATTTGCAGATATAATTTAG
- a CDS encoding NAD-dependent epimerase/dehydratase family protein, with protein sequence MNKLLVTGSSGLIGSEVVDYFCIEGWEVYGIDNNQRADFFGASGDTRWNQQRILEKHKNFQHIELDIRDRVGILQCIEQIRPNLLVHTAAQPSHDLAASRPFDDFDVNAVGTLNLLEATRKYSPETIFVHMSTNKVYGDRPNTIPLKELETRWEYDDATYQNGIAEDFSIDRSKHSLFGASKVAADIMVQEYGRYFSMRTCCLRGGCLTGPNHSGVELHGFLSYLIKCNLEAKLYRVFGYKGKQVRDNIHSFDVARFIHAFWENPRCAEVYNLGGGRQNSCSILEAFAKIEAISGKKMLYEYVDKNREGDHICYISDLSKMQSHYPQWSLTKSLDDIFEEIFISWQQRSR encoded by the coding sequence ATGAATAAGTTATTAGTAACGGGTTCTTCCGGCTTAATTGGTTCAGAAGTAGTAGATTATTTCTGCATCGAAGGGTGGGAAGTTTATGGTATTGATAACAATCAAAGAGCAGACTTTTTCGGTGCCTCTGGTGATACTCGCTGGAACCAACAAAGAATTTTGGAAAAACACAAGAATTTTCAGCATATCGAGTTAGATATACGCGATCGCGTCGGCATTCTCCAATGTATAGAGCAAATACGCCCTAACTTATTAGTTCATACCGCCGCACAACCAAGCCATGATTTAGCAGCATCTCGACCATTTGACGATTTTGATGTTAATGCTGTTGGTACTCTTAATTTACTTGAAGCTACTCGCAAGTATTCTCCTGAAACTATATTTGTTCATATGAGTACCAATAAAGTTTACGGTGATAGACCAAATACTATTCCTCTCAAAGAGCTAGAAACTCGTTGGGAATATGATGATGCAACTTATCAAAACGGTATTGCTGAAGATTTCTCAATTGACAGAAGCAAGCATAGTTTATTTGGTGCTTCTAAAGTAGCTGCAGATATTATGGTACAAGAATATGGTCGTTATTTTAGTATGAGAACTTGTTGCTTACGTGGTGGTTGTTTAACAGGGCCAAATCATAGTGGTGTGGAACTACATGGATTTTTGAGTTATTTAATTAAGTGCAATTTAGAAGCTAAACTTTATCGCGTTTTCGGTTATAAAGGTAAACAAGTTAGAGACAATATTCACTCCTTTGATGTTGCTCGATTTATTCATGCTTTTTGGGAAAACCCTCGTTGTGCTGAGGTTTATAATTTGGGTGGAGGACGACAAAATAGTTGCTCAATTTTAGAAGCATTTGCCAAAATTGAAGCTATAAGTGGTAAAAAAATGCTATATGAATATGTAGATAAAAATCGAGAAGGAGACCATATTTGCTATATTAGCGACTTAAGTAAAATGCAAAGTCATTATCCACAGTGGAGTTTGACAAAATCGCTAGATGACATTTTTGAGGAAATTTTCATCAGTTGGCAACAACGTAGTCGTTAA
- a CDS encoding glycosyltransferase, translated as MINSHIPRLIYIGDVPVESTVAGSALLYRLLQEYPGNILCIVEGNIAKSQKPNRLKNVIYKTIFVGYNRALNSRFTYVYTSYLLLTAKWRSHQLDNLIKSFQPEAILTVAHGLSWITAAELAKKHDLPLHLIIHDEWTSFIPVLPQLKNLVKQIFGSIYKQAKSRLCVSPYMMKYYEQQYGVKGSVLYPLRARDVSIFEQPPDKLSQVYSSLVFAYAGSVHTRAYANSLISLASVLELTGDRLLIYSSLTPESIERIGLNKPNIIVHSLIPSQRLIHKLREDADILFVPMSFEQEDRPNMEMSFPSKLTDYTVIGLPLLIWGPHYCSAVRWAKENPGVAEVVENQDIGTLTNSVKKLSESSEYRFNLAVNALVKGVDYFSYTKVVQSFYQAIN; from the coding sequence ATGATAAATTCACATATACCTCGCTTGATTTATATAGGTGATGTTCCAGTAGAATCTACTGTTGCTGGTTCAGCATTATTATATCGTTTATTGCAAGAATACCCTGGTAATATTCTGTGTATAGTTGAAGGTAATATTGCTAAATCTCAAAAGCCAAATCGCTTAAAAAATGTTATTTATAAAACAATTTTTGTAGGTTACAATCGAGCGTTAAATAGTCGGTTTACTTATGTGTATACTTCCTATCTCCTTTTGACTGCGAAATGGCGATCGCATCAACTCGATAATTTAATTAAATCCTTTCAACCAGAAGCAATTTTAACTGTAGCTCATGGTTTATCTTGGATAACTGCGGCAGAACTAGCAAAAAAACACGATTTACCACTACATTTAATTATCCATGATGAATGGACATCCTTTATACCTGTATTACCACAGTTAAAAAACTTAGTAAAGCAAATTTTCGGCAGTATCTACAAGCAAGCTAAGTCGAGACTTTGTGTTTCACCTTACATGATGAAATATTACGAGCAGCAGTATGGTGTTAAAGGTAGTGTTTTGTATCCTTTGAGGGCAAGAGATGTTTCTATATTTGAACAACCACCTGATAAGTTAAGTCAAGTTTATAGTTCTCTTGTATTTGCGTATGCTGGGTCAGTACACACTAGAGCTTATGCTAATAGCTTAATATCTTTAGCATCTGTTTTGGAACTAACTGGTGATCGCTTACTTATTTATTCTTCTCTAACTCCAGAATCTATCGAACGTATTGGACTTAATAAACCTAATATTATTGTACACTCACTAATTCCCTCACAACGGTTAATTCATAAGTTACGAGAAGACGCAGATATTTTGTTTGTACCAATGAGTTTTGAGCAAGAAGATCGCCCAAATATGGAGATGAGTTTTCCTAGTAAACTCACAGACTATACTGTAATTGGTCTACCGCTACTGATTTGGGGGCCACATTATTGTTCGGCAGTTCGATGGGCAAAAGAAAATCCTGGCGTAGCTGAAGTAGTTGAAAATCAAGATATAGGTACACTTACTAATTCAGTAAAAAAGCTATCTGAAAGTTCAGAGTATCGGTTTAATTTAGCAGTTAACGCTTTGGTAAAAGGCGTTGATTATTTCTCCTATACCAAAGTGGTTCAAAGTTTTTATCAGGCAATTAATTAA